The region CAGAACTTGCATTTACGGCCGCAGGCGGCAGTCGACATCGTTGCGATCCTTCGCCATATCGCCGACACGCTAGCGCCAATGGCAAGCGACAACGATGTTTCCCTCAAACTCGATGTTCCGGGCAACGCCATCGTCACAGGCGACCGTGACGAACTTCTGCGGGTGGCCGAAAATCTCGTCGAAAACGCTATCAAATATGGCGCCTCCGATTCTCGAAGTAGCAGCCGGAAAGTCGAGATAAGCCTCGCGGCCAAGCAGCGCCAGTGTGTTTTGACCGTTCGCGACCACGGCCCAGGAATTGCGCCCGAACATTTGCCGCGGTTGACGGAACGTTTCTACCGGGTGGATCCTGGCCAGTCCCGGGCTAAAGGCGGAACCGGTCTTGGTCTCGCGATTGTCAAGCATATCGTGGCGCGCCATCGCGGCCGCCTCGGTATTGAATCGAAACTTGGCGAGGGAACCACATTTAGTGTCAGTCTCCCTCTCTACGGAGACTAGGCTCGCTCCGGCTGTGTCATCAAGATGTCATGTAGCTTTCATATTGCCCTTATGCAGGCCCCCTAGTTTGCGTTCGCAGACCGGCGGCGAGCTAGCCTCTGGCTCGCGAAAAGAAGATTAAGCATCGATCAACGATGGACCGAGCTTTCGAGTCCGTCGGACGGTCATGAGAGCACGCTGTCCACTGAAAGGCAAAAAAATGACTTTTACGTTCCTGCGAACGTCCTTCGCCGCCGCCGCGATAAGCCTCGTCACCGGCTACGCTGCCGGTGCTGTGGATATTTCCGGCGCTGGCGCGACATTTCCCTACCCGATCTACGCGAAATGGGCTGATGCCTATAAAAAAGAAACCGGAAACGGCCTCAACTATCAGTCGATCGGTTCGGGAGGCGGCATAAAACAGATCAAGGCCAAGACGGTCATCTTCGGCGCGACCGACATGCCGCTTGAAGCCGCCGACCTTGCCACTTCGGGCCTCGTCCAGTTTCCGACCGTGATTGGGGGTGATGTGCCGGTTGTCAATCTCGACGGGATCAAGCCAGGTGAGCTTGTGCTCGACGGCCCGACACTGGCTAAGATTTTCCTTGGCGAGCTTACCAGTTGGGACGATCCGGCTATCAAAAAATTGAATCCGAAAGCGAAATTGCCATCCCAGGCCATCGTCGTTGTCCACCGTTCTGACGGCTCCGGCACGACCTTCATCTGGACCAATTATCTCTCGAAAGTGAGCGACGATTGGAAATCGAAGGTTGGCTCGAGCACGGCCGTCGAATGGCCCGTTGGAATCGGTGCCAAAGGAAATGAAGGCGTCGCCAACAATGTCACGCAAACCAAGGGTTCGATTGGCTATCTTGAATATGCCTATGTCAAGCAGAACAAGTTGACCTACACCGATGTCATCAACAAAAGTGGCAAGGCAGTGGCCCCGAATGCCGACAGTTTTCAAGCGGCCGCCGCCAGTGCCGATTGGGCCAATGCACCCGGTTTTTATCAGATCCTGACGGATGAGCCCGGCGCCAAGTCCTGGCCGATTTCTGGTGCGACGTTCATCCTCATCCATAAGACGCCTGATGACCCGGCGACCGCCGCCGAAGCCTTGAAATTTTTCAGCTGGGCTTACAGTAAGGGCGGCAAAATGGCCGAAGAACTCGATTATGTGCCGTTGCCGCAAACACTCGTCGCCCTAATCAAAAAGAGTTGGGCCGCCGAAATCAAGGGCGCCGATGGCAAGCCGCTCGTGAACTGAACTTGCGCACGGAGTTAAAACTTTGTGCCACTCTCGTTTCCGGCCGTTCGCACTGTCGTGCGGCTGGAAACGAATTGTGCTGAACCTGACTCTTTCCGATGGCGCATGCGCCTCAGGTTGGTGCTTCTATCGACGCTATCAATCAACGCTTCGGGGAAATGCTCTGTGTCCGACAATTTGGTGATTGACAATGCAGGGCTCCAAGCAGCGGAGGGCCGCTTGGGCAAAGCTCTCGCTGGTTTCAAGCTTCGCGACAATACGTTTCATCTGCTCACCTTGGCGGCGGCCTGGACGGTTTTGATTCTTCTCGGTGGTGTCATCGCCTCGTTGGTTATCGGTTCGATGCCGGCCATCAAGGCATTCGGCTTGAACTTTCTGACGACGGAGTCCTGGAATCCTGTCACCGAGAAATTCGGTGCGATGGCGCCGGTCTATGGCACGATCGTCACGTCGCTCATTGCGATGGCGATCGCAGTACCATCCGCGCTCGGTATCGCGATCTTCCTCACTGAGCTTTGCCCCTTTGCCTTGCGCAAGCCAATCGGTATCGCGATCGAGCTTCTGGCCGGAATTCCATCCATCATTTATGGAATCTGGGGGCTTTTTGTTCTCGCGCCTTTCCTGCAAGAACACGTCCAGCCTGCTCTCATCGCGGCTTTCGCCGATGTGCCTGTTCTCTCGAAGCTATTTGCGGGGCCACCCTATGGAATCGGTGTGCTGACCGCAGGTATCATTCTGGCAGTCATGGTCCTCCCCATCGTCACGTCGATTTCCCGTGATGTCTTTGAAACCGTTCCCGCGGTCCTTAAGGAAGCCGCCTACGCCGTGGGCTGCACGACGTGGGAAGTCGTTCGCTCCGTCGTCATCCCTTACACGCGGGTTGGCCTGATCGGCGGCATCATGCTGGGCCTGGGACGGGCCTTGGGTGAGACCATGGCAGTGACTTTTGTGATCGGCAACGCGCATAGAATAGCGCCTTCGCTGCTGGCGCCAGGCACGACGATCTCGGCAACGATCGCCAATGAATTCACCGAAGCGGTTGGCGATCTTTATACCTCCTCACTCATCTTGCTCGGCCTCATCCTCTTCGTCATCACCTTCATCATCCTTGCGATCTCGCGATATATGTTGATGCGGCTGCACCAGCAGGAAGGACGCTAGGATATGGCCATTTACGACTCGCGCCGCCGCCGGTCGAAGTTCTATTTGGGACTTTGCTTTCTGGCCGTGATCATCGGTCTCGGGTGGCTGGCGATCATCCTCGGCACGCTTATTTTCGAGGGTTTGCGGAATACCTCGCTAACTGTCTTTACCCAGATGACGCCGCCGCCCGGTTCCGCAGGCGGATTGTTGAACGCCATCACCGGCAGTCTGATCATGACCACTTTGGGCGTTGCCATAGGCACCCCGCTCGGCATGCTGGCGGGGACGTATATGGCCGAATATGGCCGCTACGCGAAGCTCACCTTTGTCGTGCGGTTTATCAATGACATTTTGCTCAGTGCGCCATCGATCGTGATCGGCTTGTTTATTTACGAAGTCATAGTCGTGAAAATGGGCCATTTCTCGGGGATCGCCGGAGCCGTGGCGCTTGCCGTGATTGTTGTTCCTGTTGTCGTGAGGACGACCGAGGACATGCTGCTTCTAGTGCCTGACACGCTAAGGGAAGCCGCCCGCGCGCTTGGCCTTCCGCGCTCCATTGTCATCGGCAAAGTTGGCTATCGCGCCGCACGCGCGGGCATTATCACAGGTGTGCTGCTAGCCATCGCGCGCGTCAGTGGTGAGACGGCGCCCTTGCTCTTCACGGCGCTGAACAATCAGTTTTTCAGCACGAACTTGCTCGCCCCCATGTCGAGCCTGCCGGCCGTCATTTTCCAATTCGCCCTCAGCCCCTATAAGGAATGGCAGCAGCTTGCTTGGACCGGCGCCCTCCTCATAACCTTGACTGTGCTCGCGCTTTCTATCACGGCGCGCGCGCTCCAATCGCAAAGGCCCTCGAAATGACCGGCATCTATCATGAATGATGTCTCGAACATCCCATCATCGCCCCCAGAGGTGGAGGCGGAAGCCCCCGCGAAGGTGCCCGTCGTAAAGATCACAGATTTGGATCAGAAGGTCACGATTCGCAATCTCAAATTTTACTACGGCGACACGCTAGCCTTGAAGAGCATCAGCCTGCCCCTCTGTACAAACAAGGTAACGGCTTTCATCGGCCCTTCCGGCTGCGGAAAATCGACCCTGCTGCGGGTGTTGAACCGCATGTATGATCTCTATCCAAAGCAAAGAGCCGAAGGAGAAGTGCTGCTCGATGGCGTCAACATTCTGCGGTCAGAGCAGGATCTCAATCTTTTGCGCGCGCGGGTTGGCATGGTGTTTCAAAAGCCGACCCCCTTCCCTATGTCGATTCAGGACAATATCGCTTTCGGCATCAAACTCTATGAGAAGCTTCCGAGAAGCGAAATTGACGGCCGGGTCGAGGCTGCTTTGAAGCGTGCCGCTCTTTGGGACGAGGTCAAGGACAAATTGGGCGCTTCTGGCCTTTCGCTTTCTGGCGGCCAGCAGCAGCGCCTTTGCATTGCGCGCACCGTGGCGCTCCAGCCGGAAGTTATTTTGCTGGATGAGCCATGCTCGGCGCTCGATCCAATCTCGACCGCAAAAATCGAGGAGACAATTGACGAATTAAAACAAAATTATACGATTGCGATCGTCACTCACAATATGCAGCAGGCGGCGCGGGTCTCCGAGCATACGGCGTTCATGTATCTCGGCGAACTTATCGAGTTTGGCCTTACCGCCCAGATTTTTACCTCGCCGGAAAAGAAGCAGACGCAAAATTACATCACCGGCCGTTTCGGCTGATTGCGGCCGGCAAAAGGGAATTGGTCCATGTCCGATCATATCGTCAAAGCCTATGACAAGGAGCTCGAGATTCTCGGGCGTAAAATCGCGGAAATGGGTGGCATTGCCGAAAAAATGTTATCGGATGCTATGGACGCCTTGGTCGATTTCGATACGAGGCTCGCGCAGACGACCGTCGATAGCGATCCGCGCCTTGATCTGTTGCAACGCGACATCGAAGAACAAGCAATCCTAACCATCGCGCGCCGCCAGCCGATGGCCGTAGATCTGCGCGAAATCATCGCTACGATCCGCATTTCCGGCGATCTCGAACGCATCGGCGACCTTGCCAAGAATATCGCCAAACGGGCAATCAAGATTGCCGGAGAAATGCAAATACCGCGCGCCACCATCGGCCTGCGGTCCATGCATGAGGCGGCGGCGATACTGTTGAAGGATGTGCTTGACGCCTATGCCCAACGCGATGCCGAGAGAGCGCGGGCCGTCTGGCTCGACGACGCTGATCTCGACTCGCTCGAGGACTCAGTTTTCCGCGATCTCCTGACCTTCATGATGGAAGACCCTCGTAATATTTCGTTTTGCACGCATCTTCTGTTCATCTCAAAAAATATCGAGAGAATCGGCGATCACTCGACCAACATAGCCGAGACGGTGGTTTATCTCGTGACCGGGGAAACCCTGCCGATGGACCGGCCGAAGGGCCGCACTACCCTATCCCCAACGCCGACAACGGTGGGCTAAAATATGGCAAGGGAACAACAGGATATGAATGAAAACCGATCCGCGCTTACACGCGCGGTCGCAGCGTCTCCTGCAGCTCGCATTCTCGTGGTCGAGGACGAAGCCGCCTTGAGCATGCTCCTGTCTTATAATCTCGAGGCCGAAGGCTTTACCGTGGACAGGGTCGAACGAGGCGACGAAGCAGAAATTCGGCTAAGCGAAACCATTCCGGATCTCGTCATTCTCGATTGGATGCTGCCAGGTGTTTCCGGGCTTGAAATCTGCCGGCGGCTGCGGGCGCGTGAAACGACGAGAAGCCTGCCTGTGATTATACTGACTGCGCGCGGCGAAGAAAGCGAGCGCGTGCGCGGCCTTGCGATCGGCGCCGATGATTACGTAGTCAAGCCATTCTCGGTTCCCGAACTTATGGCACGCGTTCACGCCTTGCTGCGGCGGGCGCGGCCTGACCGGGCGAGCGGCGTCCTGGTGTTTGGCGATCTTGCACTCGACCGGCAAAATTGGCGGGTTCGCCGTGGCGGCCGTGATATCCACATGGGACCGACCGAGTTTCGCCTGCTCGAACATTTGATGGTGAAGCCGGGCCGGGTATTTTCCCGTGGCCAGTTGCTCGACAGCGTTTGGGGGCTCTCTGCGGAGATTGATGAGCGCACAGTTGACGTTCATATCGGCCGGCTGCGCAAGGCGTTGTCGAACGCCAGCGAGCAAGATCCGATCCGCACAGTGCGTGGAGCGGGTTACGCGTTCGACGAAACATTTGGTAGAATCGTTTGAAACACATTCCATGATCGCTTCGACTTGGAGATCACGATCAATGGGATTCAATGAGGCGCCGCGCGGGTATGCGGCGCCTCATTTTCTCAACTCATCGCTTTCACGATGCCATCAACCATTTTCTTGGCATCTCCAAAAAGCATCGTCGTATTGTTTCTAAAAAACAATTCGTTTTCGACGCCGGCATAGCCGGAACCAAGGCCGCGTTTGACAAACAGCACATCCTTGGCGTCCTCAACGTCGAGGATCGGCATGCCATAGATCGGCGATGACGAATCTGTTTTCGCAGCGGGATTCGTGACGTCATTGGCGCCGATCACGAAAGCGACGTCAGCCCCCGAAAACTCCGGATTGATCTCTTCGAGCTCGAAGACCTCGTCATAAGGCACATTGGCCTCCGCGAGCAGAACATTCATATGACCCGGCATACGTCCAGCGACCGGATGGATCGCATATTTGACGTCGACACCTTTGCTTTTGAGAATGTCGCCCATTTCCCGCAAAGCATGCTGCGCCTGCGCAACCGCCATCCCGTAACCCGGCACGACGATGACTTTCTTCGCAGCGAGCAAGATTTTTGCAGCGTCTTCAGCCGAGCCCTCCTTGACCGGCGGTCTCTCCTCTACCTCGCCAGAACTCGGCGGCGCGGCGGTGTCGCCGCCAAAGCCGCCTAGGATCACCGAGATGAAGGAGCGATTCATTCCCTTGCACATAACGTAGGAAAGAATCGCGCCAGATGAGCCGACAAGTGCGCCGGTAATAATCAATGCCAAATTGGAGAGAGTGAACCCAACTGCTGCCGCTGCCCACCCCGAATAGGAATTGAGCATCGAAATGACGACCGGCATGTCGGCGCCGCCAATCGGTATGATGAGGAGAACACCAAGCGCGAAGGACACGAGGACGATCAGCCAGAATACCAGATGCGCTTCGGTCGGGAGGAACGCGAAGATGAAGACAGCGAGCAAAAGCCCAAGCCCGATATTGATCACATGCCGGTTGGGGAGGAGGATAGGATTGCCGCTCATCCGCCCGTCGAGCTTCAAAAATGCGATCACCGAGCCGGTAAATGTGATCGCGCCGATTGCCGCGCCGAGCGACATTTCAAATAGTGTCGTGCCATGGATCGAACCGGAAATGCCGAGACCGAAACCCTGCGGCGCGTAGAGCGCGCTCGCTGCAACCAGCACCGCGGCAAGCCCGATCAAGGCATGGAACAAGGCAACGAGCTGGGGCATCGCCGTCATCTGGATGGTGCGGGCGCGCCATACACCAATACTGCCGCCGATTCCGATTGCGACTAGAACCAAGAAGAACGACGAGAACCCCGATGGCAGTTGATAGAGGAGCGTCGTCGCCGCCGCGATCGCCATGCCGATCACGCCGAAGCGGTTTCCTTGCCGGGCGGTTTCGGGCGACGACAGTCCGCGCAGGGCAAGAATGAAAAGAACCCCAGAGCTAAGATATAAAAGAGCCGCGATATTCCCATTCAACATCGTTTCAGCCCTTTTTCCGGAACATGGACAGCATCCGTTCAGTGACGAGGAAGCCGCCGAATATATTGACCGACGCCAGGGTCAGGGCAAGGAATCCAAATACCCGGGCGGTCCCTGACCCCTCGCTGACACTTGAATCGACACCGGCCGACAGAAGGGCGCCAACGACAATGACCGAAGAGATCGCATTGGTGACCGACATCAGCGGCGTGTGCAATGACGGTGTCACGGACCAGACGACGTAATAGCCAACAACCACGGCAAGCACAAAAATCGCCAGCCGGAAGATGAAAGGATCAATGGCGCCGCCGCTGGCCGCCGAGGCACCCGCCGCGATCTGATCGGCGTAGGCCTGCGCCGTTTCGGCGGCGTGGCGCGCCGCCTGCGTCGCGGCCTGGATCTTGTCCAGCATCTGTGGATCGACTTCAGTTGCCATCTCATGCCCTCCTTGATTTTCTTTTCGATTGAGATCTTAGAACACCGGCATATAGATCTTGTGTTCAGCCGCCGCTTTGAAAGCTTGGATGCGTGAGGCCTCCGTCCTTAGTAAGCAAGGTAGCCTTCACGAGTTCATCGTCCCATTTGATCGCCAGCGCCTTGGCTTTCGGATCGACAAGCGTTTCGATGAAGGCTAGCAGATTTTTCGCGTAGAGCGCCGAAGCCGTCGCTGGTAAGCGCCCGGCGATATTCAATGGACCAATGACTTTGACGCCATTTTTTGAAACGATGGTTTCGCCGGGTTTGGTCAATTCACAGTTTCCTCCCCGTTCGGCGGCAAGATCGACGATGACCGAACCGGGGCGCATCGTCTCCACCATCGCGGCCGTGATCAGTACCGGCGCCGGGCGGCCAGGAATAAGGGCCGTCGTGATCACGATATCCTGCGCGGCGATGTGCGAGGCGGTGAGCGCCGCTTGCTTTGCCTTATAGTCCGCGGACATTTCCTTGGCGTAGCCGGCAGCCGTCTCCGCTTGCTTGAATTCCTCGTCCTCGACCGCGATAAATTTTGCCCCAAGCGAGACGACTTGCTCCTTCGTCGCGGGACGGACGTCGGTCGCGGTCACGATGGCCGCCAGTTTGCGGGCGGTGGCGATCGCCTGCAATCCGGCAACGCCGACGCCCATGATAAAGATTGTCGCGGGTTTTATCATGCCCGCCGCCGTCATCATCATCGGAATGACCCGGCCATACTCGGCGGCGGCATCGATGACGGCGCGATAGCCGGCGATATTGGCCTGGCTCGAAAGCACATCCATCGTCTGCGCCCTGGTGATGCGCGGCATCAGTTCCATCGCGAAGGCGCAAACGCCCGCCGATGCTAAGGACTGCAAGGCATCAATATGGCCATATGGGTCCATGACGGCGATGACGGCGGCGCCTTGCTTGGCGCCGGCGATATCCGCCGCGCTCGGCCGCCGAACCCGCAAGACAATATCGGCGTCCTGCACGGCCGCGGCGGTGCTAGGAACGATCGCCGCCCCAGCCGCTACGTAGTCTTGATCCGAAATGCCGGATTTCAGTCCGGCGCCGGTTTGGACCCTCACCTCAGCGCCGAGCCCCACAAATTTTTTCACCGTCTCTGGTGTCGCGGCGACACGGCCCTCGGCCGGGTCATTTTCGGCGGGAATGGCGATTAACATGAATGGCTCCGGCTATCCTTGAGGCTTTGACCCAGCCCGATTTTTGTTACCCGGTCAAGCGGCGGCTGACTGCGAGCGCCGTCCTGGCCATGAACGGTTTAGCCGAGGAAAGCCGCCAACAACGCGAGGAGAACCACGACGGCAGCCACGGTCCATTTTATAGCGCGGATGAACATCTTGTAGGTTTTTTCATGTTCGGCGTAGTCCATCGCGGGATGGTTTGCCGATTGCGCATGATTTTCAGCCATAGTGCCTGCCATTATCGCGGGGTTGTTAACGTTTTAGCTTTCGCAATGATTTTCTTCGTGCGCAAGAGGGAAAAAGACCGGATCTGCCAAATTTTTGTGCGACTAATGATTACACATAAGCGTTTCAGGGGTGCCTAAGCATTCCGCATATGCGTTTTATTTGGTCCTGGCGCTAGTTTGGTGCCTGCAATCCCGCCTTGGCGAGGGCGTTAGCCTGCCGCTCGCTCAGGGAGCAGGCCGAAAACGTGCCCATCGTCTCGTGGAACATTTGATAGAAATTCAATCTTGCGTCGAGGTGCAGAAAAGCGCCGCCGAGGCCAATCGCCGCGCGATCCATGAAAACGAACTCGCGTGGCACTAGAACGGGCCCCCTTTGCTTCAAGGCCTGGTGGACGGCAAAGGCTTCCTTGCGGCCATAATGCGCGGGCGCGACGCCATCCGCGACACTCCTTACCCGGTCATCGAGCAACGGCCCATAAATGAAGCGAGCCCAGACATTCAGCGTTTCGGCAAGTTCCCTGGTGAGACCGCGAAAGCCCCAGGTTTCATAGGCATGCACGGTGCGGGCAAAATCATCGTGCAGCAATCCCTCGTAGAGATCGACGACGCCGCCGACGAATTTCGCAGTGAAAATCCGGATGCAGCCATAGTCCAGGAGGTTGATGCCCGCCGCCTCCCCGTCTTCCTCGCCCCGGAAAACCGTATAATTGCCAAGATGCGGATCGCCATGGATCACACCATAGCGGCTGAAGGGAATCCACCACGCCTTGAACATCGCCCCCGCGATTCGATTCCGGGCCGCCTCATCTGCCTGCTTGAAGTCAAGCAATTTACCGCCCTCAAGCCACTCCATCGTCAACAGCCGAGCGGTGGATAGCTCCGCCCGCACGCCTGGAACGCGAACGTCGTCAACATGGGCGAGAATGTCACGATAGAGCGCGGCATGTTTGGCTTCACGGCAATAATCGAGTTCCTCGCGGACCCGATCGCTGATTTCTTTCGTCATTTCGCTTGTGTCAATGACCGGATTGAGACGCCGGTGCAGCGCAAACACGATATCGAGCTGACGCAAATCCGCTTCGACGGCAGATGTCATATCTGGATATTGCAGCTTACACGCGAGCGCCGCGCCGTCCGTGGCGGCCGCACGATGAACCTGACCAAGCGAAGCGGCGGCTGCCGGATGGGTATCGAAGGCGGCAAATCGCGAACGCCAGCCGGCCCCAAGTTCGGCCTGCATCCGCCGTTTAACAAACGCCGCGCCCATGGGCGGCGCCTGGCTTTGCAGTTTCTGCAATTCCTCCGCATATTCCGGCGGCAAAAGGTCGGGGACGCTTGCCATCATCTGGGCGACCTTCATCATGGGCCCCTTGAGGCCGCCAAGCGCGCCCGCCAAGGCTGCCGCCTGGTTGCCCCAGGCGCCATTCCCGCCAAGCAGACGGGCGCCGGCAATTCTGGCGGCGACCCCGCCGACATTGGCGCCCACCCGGGCATAGCGCG is a window of Methylocapsa sp. D3K7 DNA encoding:
- the pstS gene encoding phosphate ABC transporter substrate-binding protein PstS translates to MTFTFLRTSFAAAAISLVTGYAAGAVDISGAGATFPYPIYAKWADAYKKETGNGLNYQSIGSGGGIKQIKAKTVIFGATDMPLEAADLATSGLVQFPTVIGGDVPVVNLDGIKPGELVLDGPTLAKIFLGELTSWDDPAIKKLNPKAKLPSQAIVVVHRSDGSGTTFIWTNYLSKVSDDWKSKVGSSTAVEWPVGIGAKGNEGVANNVTQTKGSIGYLEYAYVKQNKLTYTDVINKSGKAVAPNADSFQAAAASADWANAPGFYQILTDEPGAKSWPISGATFILIHKTPDDPATAAEALKFFSWAYSKGGKMAEELDYVPLPQTLVALIKKSWAAEIKGADGKPLVN
- the pstC gene encoding phosphate ABC transporter permease subunit PstC; protein product: MGKALAGFKLRDNTFHLLTLAAAWTVLILLGGVIASLVIGSMPAIKAFGLNFLTTESWNPVTEKFGAMAPVYGTIVTSLIAMAIAVPSALGIAIFLTELCPFALRKPIGIAIELLAGIPSIIYGIWGLFVLAPFLQEHVQPALIAAFADVPVLSKLFAGPPYGIGVLTAGIILAVMVLPIVTSISRDVFETVPAVLKEAAYAVGCTTWEVVRSVVIPYTRVGLIGGIMLGLGRALGETMAVTFVIGNAHRIAPSLLAPGTTISATIANEFTEAVGDLYTSSLILLGLILFVITFIILAISRYMLMRLHQQEGR
- the pstA gene encoding phosphate ABC transporter permease PstA, whose product is MAIYDSRRRRSKFYLGLCFLAVIIGLGWLAIILGTLIFEGLRNTSLTVFTQMTPPPGSAGGLLNAITGSLIMTTLGVAIGTPLGMLAGTYMAEYGRYAKLTFVVRFINDILLSAPSIVIGLFIYEVIVVKMGHFSGIAGAVALAVIVVPVVVRTTEDMLLLVPDTLREAARALGLPRSIVIGKVGYRAARAGIITGVLLAIARVSGETAPLLFTALNNQFFSTNLLAPMSSLPAVIFQFALSPYKEWQQLAWTGALLITLTVLALSITARALQSQRPSK
- the pstB gene encoding phosphate ABC transporter ATP-binding protein PstB, whose amino-acid sequence is MNDVSNIPSSPPEVEAEAPAKVPVVKITDLDQKVTIRNLKFYYGDTLALKSISLPLCTNKVTAFIGPSGCGKSTLLRVLNRMYDLYPKQRAEGEVLLDGVNILRSEQDLNLLRARVGMVFQKPTPFPMSIQDNIAFGIKLYEKLPRSEIDGRVEAALKRAALWDEVKDKLGASGLSLSGGQQQRLCIARTVALQPEVILLDEPCSALDPISTAKIEETIDELKQNYTIAIVTHNMQQAARVSEHTAFMYLGELIEFGLTAQIFTSPEKKQTQNYITGRFG
- the phoU gene encoding phosphate signaling complex protein PhoU, whose product is MSDHIVKAYDKELEILGRKIAEMGGIAEKMLSDAMDALVDFDTRLAQTTVDSDPRLDLLQRDIEEQAILTIARRQPMAVDLREIIATIRISGDLERIGDLAKNIAKRAIKIAGEMQIPRATIGLRSMHEAAAILLKDVLDAYAQRDAERARAVWLDDADLDSLEDSVFRDLLTFMMEDPRNISFCTHLLFISKNIERIGDHSTNIAETVVYLVTGETLPMDRPKGRTTLSPTPTTVG
- the phoB gene encoding phosphate regulon transcriptional regulator PhoB, producing the protein MNENRSALTRAVAASPAARILVVEDEAALSMLLSYNLEAEGFTVDRVERGDEAEIRLSETIPDLVILDWMLPGVSGLEICRRLRARETTRSLPVIILTARGEESERVRGLAIGADDYVVKPFSVPELMARVHALLRRARPDRASGVLVFGDLALDRQNWRVRRGGRDIHMGPTEFRLLEHLMVKPGRVFSRGQLLDSVWGLSAEIDERTVDVHIGRLRKALSNASEQDPIRTVRGAGYAFDETFGRIV
- a CDS encoding NAD(P)(+) transhydrogenase (Re/Si-specific) subunit beta, which codes for MNGNIAALLYLSSGVLFILALRGLSSPETARQGNRFGVIGMAIAAATTLLYQLPSGFSSFFLVLVAIGIGGSIGVWRARTIQMTAMPQLVALFHALIGLAAVLVAASALYAPQGFGLGISGSIHGTTLFEMSLGAAIGAITFTGSVIAFLKLDGRMSGNPILLPNRHVINIGLGLLLAVFIFAFLPTEAHLVFWLIVLVSFALGVLLIIPIGGADMPVVISMLNSYSGWAAAAVGFTLSNLALIITGALVGSSGAILSYVMCKGMNRSFISVILGGFGGDTAAPPSSGEVEERPPVKEGSAEDAAKILLAAKKVIVVPGYGMAVAQAQHALREMGDILKSKGVDVKYAIHPVAGRMPGHMNVLLAEANVPYDEVFELEEINPEFSGADVAFVIGANDVTNPAAKTDSSSPIYGMPILDVEDAKDVLFVKRGLGSGYAGVENELFFRNNTTMLFGDAKKMVDGIVKAMS
- a CDS encoding proton-translocating transhydrogenase family protein, which gives rise to MATEVDPQMLDKIQAATQAARHAAETAQAYADQIAAGASAASGGAIDPFIFRLAIFVLAVVVGYYVVWSVTPSLHTPLMSVTNAISSVIVVGALLSAGVDSSVSEGSGTARVFGFLALTLASVNIFGGFLVTERMLSMFRKKG
- a CDS encoding Re/Si-specific NAD(P)(+) transhydrogenase subunit alpha; this translates as MLIAIPAENDPAEGRVAATPETVKKFVGLGAEVRVQTGAGLKSGISDQDYVAAGAAIVPSTAAAVQDADIVLRVRRPSAADIAGAKQGAAVIAVMDPYGHIDALQSLASAGVCAFAMELMPRITRAQTMDVLSSQANIAGYRAVIDAAAEYGRVIPMMMTAAGMIKPATIFIMGVGVAGLQAIATARKLAAIVTATDVRPATKEQVVSLGAKFIAVEDEEFKQAETAAGYAKEMSADYKAKQAALTASHIAAQDIVITTALIPGRPAPVLITAAMVETMRPGSVIVDLAAERGGNCELTKPGETIVSKNGVKVIGPLNIAGRLPATASALYAKNLLAFIETLVDPKAKALAIKWDDELVKATLLTKDGGLTHPSFQSGG
- a CDS encoding aa3-type cytochrome c oxidase subunit IV, whose amino-acid sequence is MAGTMAENHAQSANHPAMDYAEHEKTYKMFIRAIKWTVAAVVVLLALLAAFLG
- a CDS encoding AarF/UbiB family protein, which encodes MEDEEGNRFSARAARYARVGANVGGVAARIAGARLLGGNGAWGNQAAALAGALGGLKGPMMKVAQMMASVPDLLPPEYAEELQKLQSQAPPMGAAFVKRRMQAELGAGWRSRFAAFDTHPAAAASLGQVHRAAATDGAALACKLQYPDMTSAVEADLRQLDIVFALHRRLNPVIDTSEMTKEISDRVREELDYCREAKHAALYRDILAHVDDVRVPGVRAELSTARLLTMEWLEGGKLLDFKQADEAARNRIAGAMFKAWWIPFSRYGVIHGDPHLGNYTVFRGEEDGEAAGINLLDYGCIRIFTAKFVGGVVDLYEGLLHDDFARTVHAYETWGFRGLTRELAETLNVWARFIYGPLLDDRVRSVADGVAPAHYGRKEAFAVHQALKQRGPVLVPREFVFMDRAAIGLGGAFLHLDARLNFYQMFHETMGTFSACSLSERQANALAKAGLQAPN